From Thamnophis elegans isolate rThaEle1 chromosome 12, rThaEle1.pri, whole genome shotgun sequence, one genomic window encodes:
- the LOC116515943 gene encoding putative P2Y purinoceptor 10, producing the protein MLQMRGQNLSNGETFPRPFPFNGTEMPGSPGMNCSEPGRVFQHTFYAATYTIIFIPGLLTNSIALWMLCLLIRKQNKAIIFLLNLATADFIHVLSLPLRIYYYVNYRWPFGLFLCQLCFYLKYLNMYASICFLTCISVQRYLFLLHPFKAKNWKKRYDVAISAAVWLVVGVACLTFPLLRNTGSSETCFSDLNIEKFQNKAALIGMLIAAELVGFLFPLAIIGYCTSKIRASLREHQMPLQNTGEKQKALRMVSMCAVVFFVCFAPYHLMFFFFMLVKEDVVKGCAVKQGILYLHPFFLSLASFNCCLDPFLYFFVTSEFHDRIPSYSSWSFRSRLLSKESTASVKG; encoded by the exons ATGCTCCAAAtgag GGGCCAGAATCTCTCCAACGGTGAGACTTTTCCAAGACCTTTCCCCTTCAATGGAACTGAGATGCCAGGAAGCCCAGGGATGAACTGCTCGGAACCCGGAAGAGTTTTCCAACACACCTTTTATGCTGCCACCTACACCATCATCTTCATCCCAGGTCTCCTAACCAACAGCATTGCTCTCTGGATGCTCTGTCTCCTTATCCGAAAGCAAAACAAAGCCATCATCTTCCTGCTGAATCTGGCCACCGCAGACTTCATTCATGTCCTCTCCTTACCTCTGCGGATTTATTACTATGTCAACTACAGGTGGCCCTTTGGACTCTTCCTCTGCCAGCTTTGCTTCTACCTGAAGTACCTGAACATGTACGCCAGCATTTGCTTCCTCACCTGCATCAGCGTGCAGCGATATCTCTTCCTGCTCCATCCCTTCAAGGCCAAAAACTGGAAGAAGCGCTACGATGTCGCCATCTCGGCCGCCGTCTGGTTGGTGGTTGGTGTAGCTTGCCTGACCTTCCCTTTGCTGAGAAACACCGGGAGTTCGGAAACTTGCTTCTCGGATCTCAACATTGAAAAGTTCCAGAACAAGGCGGCTCTGATCGGGATGCTGATAGCGGCTGAACTGGTTGGGTTTTTGTTCCCTCTGGCCATCATCGGCTACTGCACTTCCAAAATCAGGGCGTCCCTCCGGGAACACCAAATGCCTTTACAAAACACTGGCGAAAAACAGAAGGCGCTACGGATGGTGTCGATGTGCGCCGTGGTGTTTTTTGTCTGCTTCGCCCCCTATCAcctcatgtttttcttcttcatgttggtGAAGGAAGATGTGGTGAAGGGCTGCGCTGTAAAACAAGGCATCTTGTATCTGCACCCCTTCTTCTTAAGCCTGGCCAGTTTCAATTGCTGTTTGGACCCATTCTTGTATTTCTTTGTGACCTCGGAATTCCACGATCGGATACCAAGCTACAGCAGCTGGTCCTTCCGAAGTCGTTTGTTAAGCAAGGAAAGCACCGCTTCGGTGAAGGGATAA